In Halobacteriovorax sp. HLS, the following are encoded in one genomic region:
- a CDS encoding VWA domain-containing protein produces MSFVYWSYFPFVLVILIISFFLLKKYEDKYFAWVKDHWFLDRSKSSKIASFLKFLAFSLLIVATLDLRGKEEKINSDIPDQRTIILIDKSLSMLVEDVRPNRFKKALMMARHFVKRAAGHQVSVIVFSDTHKRVVPFTDDIDLLDSILNGLDNPAIISGGSQLSVAIKEAIGYFSLNSDYKGGNLLVITDGEEHDSLQGMTIPSEVNLAIVGVGTLKGGPIPIRTQDGSFRGYKRYNGEDVVSSLSESNIKSFVEKTKNSKYWISLSYSLPTEEILTFFRGRFKSKMASGEVRIRPVLTYRIIVISIIILCFSYLVSIRKTFVSLLVLLTLTGFNNVEAQEVEKPKSALEINTDMLKEKLKKGELDTSQKLKLAENLIRLKDSKSAQILYEEIATNPKTISNEALLNMTTSMIQNGEFSKAVPLFDELMSRQNLTDQQKKILENNTLMGLRQKDQKKNQKKQKKDDQKDQEDQKDKKDNKQNENQSDKDKEQDQNNKKNSEQKQKNSQKDKEKKKDKEKKKSNDEQNKDKEKKNKDKDKSDGDKDKKEKKKTVKQKEDEIRKKRKMKKVPATLKQIMNDDRGLQKRYLKTTIGKDKRTEKKDW; encoded by the coding sequence ATGAGCTTTGTATACTGGTCATATTTCCCATTTGTACTTGTAATCTTAATAATAAGCTTCTTTCTACTTAAGAAATATGAAGACAAGTATTTTGCTTGGGTTAAAGATCACTGGTTTTTGGATAGATCTAAATCCTCTAAAATCGCTTCATTTTTAAAGTTCCTAGCGTTTTCATTACTAATCGTTGCGACTTTGGACCTGAGGGGTAAAGAAGAAAAAATAAACTCGGACATTCCTGATCAACGAACAATTATCTTGATCGATAAGTCTTTGAGTATGTTGGTTGAAGATGTGAGACCTAATCGGTTTAAGAAAGCATTAATGATGGCCAGGCACTTTGTTAAAAGAGCTGCAGGTCATCAAGTCTCTGTGATTGTTTTCTCTGATACGCATAAAAGAGTGGTTCCATTTACTGACGATATAGATCTATTAGATTCAATTCTAAATGGTCTAGATAATCCTGCAATAATAAGTGGAGGTTCTCAATTATCAGTTGCGATTAAAGAAGCGATTGGATACTTTTCACTTAACTCTGATTATAAAGGTGGAAACCTTCTTGTTATAACGGATGGAGAGGAGCACGATAGTTTGCAAGGTATGACTATCCCATCAGAAGTTAATTTAGCCATTGTTGGTGTAGGTACTCTAAAAGGAGGACCGATCCCTATTAGAACTCAGGATGGTAGCTTTAGAGGCTATAAGAGATATAATGGGGAAGATGTTGTTTCAAGCTTAAGTGAGTCAAATATAAAGAGCTTTGTTGAAAAAACAAAGAATTCAAAATATTGGATATCACTATCATATTCATTACCGACCGAAGAAATACTTACCTTTTTTCGAGGAAGGTTTAAGTCTAAAATGGCAAGTGGTGAAGTTCGTATACGACCAGTCTTGACGTATCGAATAATTGTTATATCTATCATTATTTTATGTTTTTCTTATTTAGTTTCAATACGAAAGACCTTTGTTAGTTTACTGGTTTTATTAACGTTAACTGGTTTTAATAATGTTGAAGCTCAAGAGGTTGAAAAGCCTAAGTCTGCTCTTGAGATTAATACAGATATGCTAAAGGAAAAATTGAAAAAGGGTGAATTGGATACTTCTCAAAAACTAAAGCTTGCTGAGAATTTAATAAGATTAAAAGATAGCAAGAGTGCTCAAATTCTTTATGAGGAAATAGCAACAAATCCCAAAACAATTTCTAATGAAGCTCTTTTAAATATGACAACATCTATGATTCAAAATGGGGAATTTTCAAAAGCAGTACCATTGTTTGATGAATTAATGTCTCGACAAAATTTAACGGATCAACAAAAGAAAATATTAGAGAATAATACTTTGATGGGATTGAGACAGAAAGATCAAAAGAAAAATCAAAAAAAACAGAAGAAGGATGATCAGAAAGACCAAGAAGATCAAAAAGATAAAAAAGATAATAAGCAGAACGAAAATCAGAGTGATAAGGACAAAGAGCAAGACCAAAATAATAAGAAGAATAGTGAGCAAAAACAGAAGAATTCGCAAAAAGATAAAGAAAAGAAAAAAGATAAAGAAAAGAAGAAGAGTAATGATGAACAGAATAAAGATAAAGAAAAAAAGAATAAAGATAAAGACAAGAGTGATGGAGACAAAGATAAAAAAGAAAAGAAGAAAACTGTAAAACAAAAAGAAGATGAAATTAGAAAGAAGCGGAAGATGAAGAAAGTCCCTGCGACACTTAAGCAAATAATGAATGATGATAGAGGCTTGCAAAAACGCTACTTGAAAACAACAATTGGTAAAGACAAGAGAACTGAAAAGAAAGATTGGTGA
- a CDS encoding VWA domain-containing protein — translation MKGIEFTNLLMAVWGLVGLTIWSLSYFNILKKSEIFLPGGIKEEASQLRRVLVWIVGAVGWLFISYSLTQPRIPQGFAKNKIEVNDIFFVVDVSRSMLAEDFTPNRLEVAKEKIGEFVALRPTDRIGIIMFSEKAFTLLPLSTDLKLIRQMVAQIDVGGMLGSGTNIGDALGLAVARGAQSLAKSKVIVLLTDGVSNVGFLTPIQAAEEAKAQGIKVYTIGMGGSLDAKIPYGKNVFGRKRYQTIPGGSIDFKTLEEISRITNGKSFAAQNEQALKDVLAEIEKLERSEIDSSAKVIYKEIYLKFLVFGVFLLIVCELSRKIFFREGVS, via the coding sequence TTGAAAGGAATTGAATTTACGAACCTGCTAATGGCCGTTTGGGGATTAGTTGGCTTAACTATTTGGTCTTTGTCGTATTTTAATATTTTAAAAAAGAGTGAGATATTTCTACCTGGAGGAATAAAGGAGGAAGCATCTCAATTACGCCGAGTTTTAGTTTGGATCGTTGGAGCTGTCGGTTGGCTATTTATAAGTTATTCATTAACACAACCAAGAATACCTCAAGGCTTTGCTAAAAATAAAATTGAAGTGAATGATATTTTCTTTGTCGTCGATGTTTCTAGATCTATGCTTGCAGAAGATTTTACACCTAACCGATTAGAAGTAGCAAAAGAGAAAATAGGTGAGTTTGTCGCTTTACGTCCTACTGATAGAATTGGGATTATCATGTTTTCAGAAAAAGCGTTCACTCTATTACCACTCAGTACAGATTTGAAATTAATACGGCAAATGGTTGCTCAGATCGATGTTGGTGGAATGCTTGGGAGTGGTACTAATATTGGAGATGCTCTAGGTCTTGCTGTCGCTAGAGGAGCTCAGTCTCTTGCAAAAAGTAAAGTTATAGTACTTCTTACAGATGGTGTAAGTAATGTTGGTTTTCTCACGCCAATTCAAGCGGCAGAGGAAGCTAAGGCCCAAGGCATTAAAGTTTATACAATTGGGATGGGTGGAAGTTTAGACGCTAAGATTCCTTATGGAAAGAATGTGTTTGGAAGAAAGCGTTACCAGACTATTCCAGGAGGATCTATTGACTTTAAAACACTTGAAGAGATTTCTCGTATAACGAATGGTAAGTCTTTTGCCGCTCAAAATGAGCAGGCCTTAAAAGATGTATTAGCTGAAATTGAGAAGTTAGAAAGGTCTGAAATTGATTCATCAGCTAAGGTTATATATAAAGAAATATATCTGAAGTTTCTAGTCTTTGGAGTTTTCTTGTTAATAGTTTGTGAATTATCTAGGAAAATATTTTTTAGAGAGGGAGTTTCATGA
- a CDS encoding DUF58 domain-containing protein, which translates to MNLQEVRRLVGSIKSTLFKNSNSFSIGMLKSHFKGSGLQFKEHMVYSHGDDVRFIDWKVSAKTQNTFIKTFEEERNVEIVVVLDLSPSMFMGYKGVSKLQAALEICCLLFLLSSETNDYVQVIIAGEKIENLPKSTGEKGIALLLSKLEKINVLDTKGKINLSYPYQNNAPSQEVFQNMMKYLRRNKEVVFLSDFVEFSNLEELKKMSYRKHIHCFRILSPLDEAIGETYEVFTSNKNKGEMSRVHKRSADKIEDALGKRIKKLRVQERYLESFIKEMM; encoded by the coding sequence ATGAATTTACAAGAAGTACGCAGACTTGTCGGTAGTATAAAGAGTACTCTATTTAAGAACTCAAATAGCTTTTCGATAGGAATGCTTAAATCACATTTCAAAGGTAGTGGTCTACAGTTTAAAGAACATATGGTTTATTCACATGGTGATGATGTACGTTTTATTGATTGGAAAGTATCAGCAAAAACACAAAATACTTTTATAAAAACTTTTGAAGAAGAGCGAAATGTCGAGATTGTTGTAGTTTTAGATTTATCGCCATCAATGTTTATGGGATATAAAGGAGTTTCAAAGCTTCAAGCTGCTTTGGAGATTTGCTGCCTTCTTTTCTTGCTCTCTAGTGAAACAAATGACTATGTTCAAGTAATAATTGCTGGTGAAAAAATTGAGAACTTACCTAAGTCTACTGGAGAAAAAGGAATTGCACTTTTATTATCAAAGCTGGAGAAAATAAATGTCTTGGATACTAAGGGTAAAATTAATCTTTCTTATCCTTACCAAAACAATGCTCCTTCTCAAGAAGTCTTTCAAAATATGATGAAATATTTACGTCGAAATAAGGAAGTTGTTTTTCTTTCTGATTTCGTAGAATTTAGTAACTTAGAAGAATTAAAGAAAATGAGCTATAGAAAACATATTCATTGCTTTCGAATTTTGTCTCCCTTAGATGAAGCTATTGGAGAAACGTATGAAGTCTTCACAAGTAATAAGAATAAAGGCGAAATGAGTCGTGTTCATAAAAGAAGTGCAGATAAGATAGAAGATGCTTTAGGGAAGAGGATAAAAAAACTAAGAGTTCAGGAACGTTACCTGGAATCTTTTATTAAGGAGATGATGTGA
- a CDS encoding MoxR family ATPase, translated as MSTVREKSIEALAKAKEVIYGQDDMLDAILAALVCEGHLLIEGMPGLGKTMSVSTMSKLCDLSYKRIQFTPDLLPSDLIGTMIYSQQREEFSTKFGPIFTQLLLADEINRSPAKVQAALLEAMAEKQVTIGDETHKLSSPFVVLATQNPIDQEGTYQLPEAQLDRFMMKLEVKYPDFEAEKSILSHTGNPLAELDAILSTDDVLNMKSEVENVYVDDKIKDLIVKIVHATRPGNELFDKRYDGAILAGGSPRACIWLHKISRFIAYMDNKEFVSPEHLLKIVPGVLGHRMILTYEASIDNLQGSHIAKKIAEKLV; from the coding sequence ATGAGCACTGTTAGAGAAAAGTCTATTGAAGCACTCGCAAAGGCAAAAGAAGTTATCTATGGTCAAGATGATATGCTTGATGCAATTTTAGCTGCACTTGTATGTGAAGGTCATTTGTTAATTGAAGGAATGCCAGGACTAGGTAAGACTATGAGTGTTTCAACGATGAGTAAATTATGTGACTTATCGTACAAGAGAATTCAATTCACTCCTGATTTATTACCCTCTGATTTGATTGGGACTATGATTTACTCTCAACAAAGAGAAGAGTTTTCAACTAAGTTTGGACCAATCTTTACTCAACTTTTACTCGCGGACGAAATTAACCGTTCTCCTGCAAAGGTGCAGGCTGCTCTTCTTGAAGCTATGGCCGAAAAACAAGTTACAATTGGTGACGAAACACATAAGTTATCGAGTCCTTTCGTAGTTCTTGCTACTCAAAACCCTATTGATCAAGAAGGAACCTATCAATTACCAGAGGCCCAGTTAGATAGATTTATGATGAAGCTTGAGGTTAAGTATCCAGATTTCGAAGCTGAGAAAAGTATTCTTTCTCATACAGGGAATCCTCTAGCTGAGCTTGATGCAATCTTATCAACGGATGATGTTTTAAACATGAAGAGTGAAGTTGAAAATGTTTATGTTGATGACAAGATAAAAGACTTAATAGTTAAAATTGTACATGCAACAAGACCTGGGAATGAATTATTTGATAAAAGATATGATGGGGCTATACTTGCAGGAGGCTCCCCAAGAGCTTGTATTTGGCTACATAAAATCAGTAGGTTTATTGCCTATATGGATAATAAAGAATTTGTCTCTCCTGAGCATTTGTTAAAGATCGTTCCAGGAGTTCTAGGACATAGAATGATTTTAACTTATGAAGCATCAATTGATAATCTTCAAGGTTCGCACATAGCAAAGAAAATTGCAGAAAAACTAGTATAA
- a CDS encoding class I SAM-dependent rRNA methyltransferase: MRNINLSKQATSRLLIGRSDFYLKDIEDNIKSFRPGEWITVNELYYAFINPFVIKGPILRKVVAIKDFSINTPPLEIITTLLRKSYDRRVQFLDYKNYRLCYGDSDQLPGLIIDVFENCVLVQINTAGIDIHRNEIIDYVASLYPQKKVSFLDNKKYRDNEVLPTYENSFTEDILVNENNFKYTISNSTLQKVGYYFDHRENRLKMETFLGRIAPLKNGMDLFCYTGSWGLHLLRAGVDNVTFVDQADMSENIDHVLDVNGFPNRGEFIRRDVFSHLDLCIQNHERFDIIVNDPPAFSKSEKNLKKALGGYEKLHAKAIKLINDKGFYVAASCTHGVSLKDLDSSVIKAATRIGRTVKMLDVGVQGFDHPFSSFESNEFYIKYLLYQVYE, encoded by the coding sequence TTGAGAAATATAAATTTGAGTAAGCAGGCTACATCACGCCTGCTTATTGGGCGTAGTGATTTTTACCTAAAAGACATAGAAGATAATATCAAATCTTTTAGGCCGGGTGAGTGGATTACTGTAAATGAACTGTATTATGCATTTATTAATCCATTTGTGATTAAGGGACCAATACTGAGAAAAGTTGTGGCGATTAAAGATTTCTCTATCAATACTCCTCCTCTTGAAATAATAACAACTCTTCTTAGAAAGAGTTACGATAGAAGAGTTCAGTTTCTAGATTATAAAAACTATCGCCTTTGTTATGGTGATTCAGATCAGCTTCCTGGCTTGATTATAGATGTTTTCGAAAATTGTGTTTTAGTTCAAATTAATACGGCCGGTATAGATATTCATAGAAATGAAATAATAGATTATGTGGCCTCTCTGTATCCTCAAAAAAAAGTGTCTTTCTTAGACAATAAAAAATACAGAGATAACGAAGTACTACCAACTTATGAAAATAGTTTTACAGAAGATATATTGGTTAACGAAAATAATTTTAAATATACAATATCAAACTCAACACTACAAAAAGTAGGATATTACTTTGATCATCGAGAAAATAGATTAAAGATGGAGACTTTTCTTGGTCGTATAGCACCTTTAAAAAATGGAATGGACTTATTTTGTTATACAGGCAGTTGGGGGCTTCATTTACTACGGGCCGGAGTAGATAATGTAACATTTGTTGATCAAGCTGATATGTCTGAGAATATTGATCATGTACTTGATGTGAATGGTTTTCCTAATAGGGGAGAATTTATAAGAAGAGATGTTTTTTCTCACTTAGATCTATGTATTCAAAATCACGAAAGATTTGATATAATTGTTAACGATCCACCAGCTTTTAGTAAAAGTGAGAAAAACTTGAAAAAGGCGTTAGGTGGCTATGAAAAGTTGCATGCTAAAGCAATTAAACTTATTAATGATAAAGGTTTTTATGTTGCAGCTAGCTGTACACATGGTGTTTCTCTTAAGGACTTGGACTCATCTGTGATAAAGGCCGCAACACGAATAGGTAGGACAGTTAAAATGTTAGACGTGGGTGTTCAAGGGTTTGATCATCCGTTTAGCTCTTTTGAAAGCAACGAATTTTATATAAAATATTTATTATACCAAGTTTATGAATAA
- a CDS encoding NFACT RNA binding domain-containing protein, whose product MQKIYSSPHYIVVSARLPGKTVFLYIGRGQNYEGLFVGNKNIPSKYRIRDRFIEFCRKYLQGGIIQKISVENEDRLMKISFTKRTLRCDFFLFWKGRELYFAYYENSDEGKRVFRSWSGWEVCFEEISIFDIFHALDVGSNKAEREAKGSFNEEHYIASLEKNVDIQTFPKRKKKFFQRKLINIESDLKKVRKWREMTEMIQSDSYSIPMDYEFKICGIKFKIDTSVNKFKRRDIIYKKIKSFKSAEGLLEKRLNDTSNELKKWVNGDVFVVKGLGKTIEPVWKSVKIDKRDQVIGVNKKIIDLGNELRMAVGMDAKSNDWLRNTWSKKEDYWFHIDGETSCHIFLKNPKSINLDAKILELIGSALREFSRFPQTQIPVVYTQVKNLKPVKGAPGKVIFKKEKRIDIHYLDNWKERISIIS is encoded by the coding sequence ATGCAAAAGATATATTCTAGCCCTCACTATATTGTTGTATCTGCACGCTTACCTGGAAAGACTGTCTTTCTGTATATTGGTAGGGGACAGAACTATGAAGGGCTTTTTGTAGGTAATAAGAATATTCCTTCAAAGTACAGAATTAGGGATCGATTTATAGAGTTTTGTCGCAAATACCTTCAGGGTGGAATAATACAGAAAATATCTGTTGAGAATGAAGACCGTCTAATGAAGATATCTTTTACAAAGAGAACTCTACGTTGTGACTTCTTTCTTTTTTGGAAAGGTCGGGAGCTATACTTTGCCTATTATGAAAATTCTGATGAAGGGAAAAGAGTTTTTCGAAGTTGGTCTGGTTGGGAGGTATGTTTTGAAGAGATTTCTATTTTTGATATTTTTCATGCTTTAGATGTTGGTAGTAATAAAGCAGAAAGAGAAGCTAAGGGCAGTTTTAATGAAGAACACTATATCGCTTCACTCGAAAAAAATGTTGATATTCAAACCTTTCCTAAGCGTAAGAAAAAATTCTTCCAAAGAAAACTGATCAATATAGAGTCAGATTTAAAGAAAGTGAGAAAGTGGAGAGAAATGACGGAGATGATCCAGTCGGATTCATACTCAATACCTATGGATTATGAATTTAAAATTTGTGGAATTAAATTTAAAATCGACACAAGTGTTAATAAGTTCAAAAGAAGAGATATTATTTATAAAAAAATAAAATCCTTTAAGTCAGCTGAAGGTCTACTGGAAAAGAGGTTGAATGATACTTCCAATGAATTAAAAAAATGGGTTAATGGAGACGTTTTTGTTGTTAAAGGTCTTGGTAAAACAATAGAGCCTGTCTGGAAAAGCGTAAAGATTGATAAGAGAGATCAGGTAATTGGTGTCAATAAAAAAATAATAGACTTGGGAAATGAGTTACGAATGGCCGTTGGTATGGATGCAAAATCTAACGACTGGTTAAGAAATACATGGTCTAAGAAAGAAGATTATTGGTTTCACATTGATGGAGAAACCAGCTGCCACATATTCTTAAAAAACCCGAAGAGTATAAACTTAGATGCTAAGATATTAGAATTAATAGGTTCAGCCTTGAGGGAATTTAGTCGTTTCCCGCAGACACAGATACCGGTGGTTTATACTCAAGTAAAGAATTTAAAGCCTGTAAAAGGTGCACCAGGTAAAGTTATATTTAAGAAAGAAAAGAGAATAGATATACATTACCTAGATAATTGGAAGGAAAGAATTTCAATCATTTCATGA
- a CDS encoding Smr/MutS family protein, which produces MALNLLKKNSKFLEYLDWNEILEILLSYSYFDYTKEKLKNLLEYRNNDEINAELNLIDQYIDQRDNYDIHLKDVFECLPSTNQIETYLKAIQKGVILNLAELNSVCKLLETYSTTQKYFQDFNITHEHCDQGTKSKIRNNFVNPFRKLVYKNGEEHLENHPIISKLYKEVKELEFTLRQQVMNISREEKYTKALQLNEYDIINDRYVLAVRSDTYNSELGVIIAKSNTGMTLFVEPYPLREKSNLRIRLLAQVDAIINEICQGFCSTLLTFDRTPLNILHFYFKLDLLKTKSGFSESLNLCRPTLNIESKIDIKGFFHPLIENPILNDISIGPSKKGLIISGPNTGGKTVTLKSVSICLLMSYMGLYVPAQSCDLYLPEGLYYFSHDQQDLSSGLSSFASEAKNYLELLKDIEPTSIIIVDEIFNSTSSEEASALAISFLEEIHKKSDAKVIISTHHQFFKTYIHSSKDYISSHVGFDVENSKPTYKLLFGSPGSSMAFQIFEILASKFNLINSISERAEKILDRKQVSYEQLLQELSGKKSELDRLLLENRQLNNELKNKNKSMEGLVHLEKERLVNEYKKKLNKVISKAEHLLHETRKGNIKNEKHFSKKVSTLSDELPDPRKTKFAQALAVDYKEDPISISSVSIGDQLLAKPFNKVVTVQSINERKKEIQVLNGKMSIWMASKNLYPTHHKRVAKEVQINITRTVHGKLEIDGRGLRLEEFQRLVEDTLHELISGDIPFLNIVHGHGEGVLKKWLRGYLTSFKEIEFSSEEGNDGATRVTLI; this is translated from the coding sequence ATGGCTCTCAATTTATTAAAAAAAAATTCTAAATTTCTTGAATATCTAGATTGGAACGAAATACTAGAAATTCTCTTATCCTATTCTTATTTTGATTATACCAAAGAGAAGTTAAAGAATCTTTTGGAATATCGTAATAATGATGAAATTAATGCTGAGTTAAACCTAATTGATCAATATATTGACCAGCGGGATAATTACGACATTCATCTAAAAGATGTCTTCGAATGTCTGCCATCGACTAATCAAATAGAAACTTATCTTAAGGCAATACAAAAAGGCGTCATTTTAAACCTTGCTGAGTTGAACTCTGTATGCAAATTGCTAGAAACATACTCCACAACACAAAAGTACTTTCAAGACTTTAATATAACACACGAACACTGCGACCAGGGGACAAAGAGTAAAATCAGAAACAACTTTGTAAATCCCTTTAGAAAACTTGTCTATAAAAATGGAGAAGAGCATCTTGAAAATCATCCAATAATCTCCAAGCTCTATAAAGAAGTTAAAGAACTCGAGTTTACTCTTCGCCAGCAGGTAATGAATATTTCCCGAGAAGAGAAGTACACCAAGGCACTTCAGTTAAATGAGTACGATATTATTAATGACAGATATGTTCTCGCTGTTAGATCTGACACTTATAACTCAGAACTTGGAGTTATTATTGCGAAGTCTAACACAGGAATGACTTTATTTGTTGAACCCTATCCGCTAAGAGAAAAAAGTAACTTAAGAATACGACTACTTGCTCAAGTCGATGCTATTATTAACGAAATCTGCCAGGGATTCTGCTCAACCCTCTTAACATTTGATCGCACACCTTTAAATATTTTACACTTTTATTTCAAGTTAGATTTACTTAAAACAAAATCAGGATTTAGTGAAAGTTTAAACCTATGTCGTCCGACATTAAATATTGAATCAAAAATAGATATAAAGGGTTTTTTCCATCCATTAATTGAAAATCCAATATTAAATGATATTTCCATAGGACCAAGTAAAAAAGGTCTTATTATATCTGGACCGAACACTGGCGGAAAAACGGTAACTCTTAAGTCTGTTTCCATATGTCTTCTAATGAGCTACATGGGTCTCTATGTACCCGCTCAAAGTTGTGACCTGTACTTACCAGAAGGTCTATACTATTTCTCTCATGATCAGCAAGATTTAAGCAGTGGTCTTAGTTCTTTTGCATCAGAAGCTAAGAATTATCTTGAACTCCTAAAGGATATAGAGCCTACTTCCATTATCATCGTAGATGAGATTTTCAACTCTACAAGTTCGGAGGAAGCTTCGGCCCTAGCAATTTCTTTTCTAGAGGAGATCCATAAAAAGAGTGACGCTAAAGTTATTATTTCAACACATCATCAATTCTTTAAGACATATATTCATAGCTCCAAAGATTACATATCATCTCATGTAGGTTTTGATGTTGAAAACAGTAAGCCAACATATAAATTACTTTTCGGCTCGCCTGGTAGTTCTATGGCATTTCAAATCTTTGAAATTTTGGCCAGTAAATTTAATTTAATCAACTCCATCTCTGAAAGAGCAGAGAAGATTTTAGACCGTAAGCAAGTTTCATACGAACAATTACTACAAGAATTATCGGGAAAAAAATCAGAGTTAGACAGACTACTCCTTGAAAACAGACAGCTGAATAATGAACTCAAAAATAAGAACAAGTCTATGGAGGGACTTGTTCATCTTGAAAAAGAACGTCTTGTTAATGAGTATAAGAAGAAGTTGAATAAAGTAATTTCTAAAGCAGAACATTTACTTCATGAAACAAGAAAAGGAAATATTAAAAACGAAAAACACTTTTCAAAAAAAGTAAGTACTCTGAGTGACGAATTACCTGATCCAAGAAAAACTAAATTTGCTCAGGCACTTGCCGTTGATTACAAAGAAGATCCAATAAGTATTTCTTCCGTATCAATTGGTGATCAACTTCTTGCGAAGCCTTTTAACAAAGTTGTTACTGTACAATCTATAAATGAAAGAAAAAAAGAAATTCAAGTTCTAAATGGAAAAATGAGTATTTGGATGGCTTCAAAGAACCTTTATCCTACTCATCATAAGCGAGTGGCAAAAGAAGTTCAGATAAATATTACCCGTACAGTCCATGGAAAACTAGAAATTGATGGAAGAGGTTTGAGGCTTGAAGAGTTTCAAAGACTTGTTGAAGACACACTTCATGAACTCATCTCTGGAGATATTCCTTTTTTGAATATTGTTCATGGCCATGGGGAAGGTGTTTTAAAGAAATGGCTTAGAGGATACTTAACTTCTTTTAAAGAGATAGAATTTTCTTCAGAAGAAGGAAATGATGGAGCAACAAGAGTAACACTTATCTAA
- the lepB gene encoding signal peptidase I, with the protein MEDLGFEEAKAPRKNNRIVKELVLIVTIIFVIMVFRSSLFEPYRIPTGSMIPTLKIGDYIIVNKFAYGAKLPFSDFTLGDINLNPKYLTKQELPKRGDIIVFKFPKDPSINYIKRVVGLPGDTIEIKDKVLYLNDVQIKTLPIKGDKYLVDMNKKYKKYKLNFFEEYFGEIPHIIQQDSDNYYSKDKDKITVKPGHVYVMGDNRDFSFDSRFWSTVPVEYIKGRAEFVWMSVVFPTDGGSFIFRSARIGEKIR; encoded by the coding sequence GTGGAAGATCTTGGTTTTGAGGAGGCAAAGGCACCTCGTAAAAACAATCGAATTGTAAAAGAGTTGGTTTTAATCGTTACAATAATCTTTGTAATTATGGTTTTTCGCTCTTCACTCTTTGAGCCTTATAGAATACCTACAGGCTCTATGATTCCTACTCTAAAAATTGGTGATTACATAATTGTTAATAAGTTTGCCTATGGCGCAAAACTACCTTTTAGTGACTTTACTCTAGGTGATATTAATTTAAATCCAAAGTACTTAACGAAGCAAGAATTACCTAAGCGTGGAGATATAATAGTATTTAAATTTCCGAAAGACCCTTCAATAAATTATATAAAGAGAGTTGTTGGTTTACCGGGTGATACTATTGAAATTAAAGATAAAGTTTTATACCTAAATGATGTTCAAATTAAAACTCTACCAATTAAGGGTGATAAATACCTTGTAGATATGAATAAAAAATATAAGAAATATAAGTTGAACTTTTTTGAAGAATACTTTGGCGAAATTCCACATATTATACAGCAAGATAGTGATAATTATTATTCAAAAGATAAGGATAAGATTACCGTTAAGCCTGGCCATGTATATGTTATGGGCGATAATCGCGACTTTTCATTTGATTCTAGGTTTTGGTCAACTGTTCCGGTGGAGTATATTAAGGGGAGAGCTGAGTTTGTTTGGATGTCAGTGGTTTTTCCTACTGATGGTGGGAGTTTTATTTTTAGAAGCGCTAGAATAGGTGAAAAAATTAGATAA